One genomic window of Lytechinus variegatus isolate NC3 chromosome 1, Lvar_3.0, whole genome shotgun sequence includes the following:
- the LOC121422046 gene encoding uncharacterized protein LOC121422046, whose protein sequence is MASAAAYERILHHTGWTAEEIHSLVHERTCPDHWWKDPRPTYGLIEIIRKTVDDSDRLSYRKDFIPILKNMGIKEPKCTLPGILYKVKRTALKAITANNLASLCEEFTEFLGPKDVIGSSCQQLGIMPIWLTEGCSALHGEITNGIIAELFHYRRQNSIPWKTVLDKWWCGLFPEKADEVHVPSMGTVQSSWKSVAEKKKTLSRDSSRELLEEFLRTPYSYPTKKPTKEEQLEDDPTNENEPPLVTHSNSGDDTLNACHEVSSPYMLRKHGDTLAVLHELLETEKREKKGRKKKKRQLLEVTSERNKAEQLNEENAAKVNKAEGVVMEMMKSHQKECSKYQIKLKKADELCKQLEKEICSLSRSNVVRRLATKEKQLDREKGHVSELQDEIIKLNNEVDELMRLKKNRTEQVRYNTKKRTEIENKMDAENVQLKEQLREIERQNDTLRSQLDEIMGDKEISCYENGAFSSDIRTVCYELLAKGISPRHISDIIRLVLKRLTGLNCGRLPKASCIRYMTYEQALLAKHVAKDAVEKSSCPVTLQTDGTTKKHQSYVTMLTATEYGT, encoded by the exons ATGGCTTCTGCCGCGGCATACGAACGAATACTCCACCACACTGGATGGACCGCCGAAGAAATTCACTCTCTTGTACACGAAAGGACATGTCCTG ATCACTGGTGGAAAGACCCAAGGCCAACATATGGACTCATTGAAATCATTCGAAAAACCGTTGATGACAGTGACAGATTGAGCTATCGGAAGGACtttattcccattttgaagAACATGGGTATCAAAGAACCTAAATGCACATTACCTGGAATCCTGTATAAAGTAAAACGCACTGCTCTGAAAGCAATCACTGCAAATAATTTAGCATCCCTTTGTGAAGAATTTACAGAATTTTTGGGGCCTAAGGATGTTATTGGTTCATCATGTCAACAGTTGGGAATTATGCCCATTTGGCTAACAGAAGGATGCAGTGCTTTACATGGAGAGATCACAAATGGGATCATTGCGGAGCTATTTCACTATCGCAGACAAAATTCCATTCCTTGGAAGACTGTTCTTGATAAGTGGTGGTGTGGGTTGTTTCCAGAGAAAGCTGATGAAGTACACGTGCCATCAATGGGAACTGTCCAAAGCAGCTGGAAAAGCGTagctgaaaagaaaaaaactttaagTAGGGATTCAAGCAGAGAATTGCTGGAGGAATTTTTAAGAACTCCCTACAGCTATCCAACCAAAAAACCCACCAAAGAAGAGCAACTGGAAGATGACCCTACCAATGAAAATGAGCCTCCCCTTGTGACTCACAGCAACAGTGGGGATGACACTTTGAACGCATGTCATGAAGTTTCGTCTCCTTACATGTTAAGAAAGCATGGGGATACACTTGCTGTTCTTCATGAACTTTTGGAGactgaaaaaagggagaaaaaagggagaaaaaagaaaaaaaggcagTTGCTTGAAGTGACAAGTGAAAGAAACAAAGCAGAACAATTGAATGAAGAGAATGCAGCAAAAGTCAATAAGGCAGAAGGAGTTGTAATGGAAATGATGAAGAGCCACCAAAAGGAATGTTCCAAATACCAGATCAAGTTGAAGAAGGCTGACGAACTGTGTAAGCAGTTAGAGAAAGAAATTTGTTCGCTTTCCAGAAGCAATGTTGTTCGTCGCTTAGCAACTAAAGAGAAGCAACTTGACAGAGAAAAGGGACATGTGTCTGAGCTGCAAGATGAGATCATAAAGCTTAATAATGAAGTTGATGAGCTTATGAGGCTGAAAAAGAACAGAACAGAACAAGTGAGGTACAACACAAAGAAGCGAACGGAGATTGAGAACAAAATGGATGCAGAGAATGTACAATTGAAGGAACAGCTGAGGGAAATTGAGAGGCAAAATGATACACTGCGAAGTCAGTTAGACGAAATAATGGGTGACAAAGAGATATCGTGTTACGAAAACGGAGCGTTTTCATCTGACATCAGAACTGTGTGTTATGAATTATTGGCGAAGGGAATCAGTCCACGACACATATCTGACATCATACGTCTGGTTCTGAAGAGGCTTACAGGCCTAAATTGTGGAAGACTTCCAAAAGCATCATGCATCCGTTATATGACATATGAACAAGCCCTTCTTGCTAAACATGTAGCAAAGGATGCTGTAGAGAAGAGTTCATGTCCTGTTACTCTGCAAACAGATGGCACAACTAAAAAACATCAGTCGTATGTCACAATGTTAACAGCCACAGAATACGGTACTTAA
- the LOC121422066 gene encoding protein FAM133-like has translation MGKRDTRVAFVNPIAAARAAGPRPQAGPSISEYLSRPRPTWEEWQEEQKKREAKSSSLAFWEDKMNEKFREDLKKNREKQLGSSSTKKKEKKSTKKKKKKRERSPSSSSSSYESSDSSDSESEGEKRKKRKKSKEKKSRKRRYSSDDSSDEDRISSKSRERKKSKHKKHRKSKKRKEKRSYPSD, from the exons GCATTTGTAAACCCAATAGCGGCAGCTAGAGCAGCAGGGCCAAGACCTCAAGCTGGACCATCCATCTCGGAGTATTTGAGTCGCCCAAGACCTACTTG GGAAGAATGGCAGGAAGAGCAGAAGAAAAGAGAAGCCAAATCAAGCAGTCTGGCCTTCTGGGAAGACAAGATGAATGAG AAATTCAGAGAAGACTTGAAGAAGAATAGAGAGAAGCAGCTTGGATCATCGAGCACaaagaaaaag gaaaagaaatcaacaaaaaagaagaagaagaaacgaGAGAGG TCTCCATCCTCGTCTTCATCATCTTATGAATCTTCTGATAGTAGTGATTCGGAGTCTGAAGGAGAAAAG AGGAAGAAGCgaaagaaaagcaaagagaAAAAGAGTAGAAAGCGAAGATATAGCAGCGATGACAGTAGTGATGAAGACAGAATATCATCG AAAtcaagagagaggaagaagtcCAAACACAAGAAGCACCGAAAGtcgaagaaaaggaaagaaaaaagatcgTATCCGTCGGACTGA